Within the Solea senegalensis isolate Sse05_10M unplaced genomic scaffold, IFAPA_SoseM_1 scf7180000014077, whole genome shotgun sequence genome, the region cctcctcctcctcctcctgtttcaaaaacacacaactttacGCTGTGCTATAACACAGCTGtccatcctctgtgtgtgtgtgtgtgtgtgtgtgacaacgATGATGTAATGTTCCTGAAAATAAGAGTCACACTAAACGTCTGCAGTGGTGTGTCCGTCGTGACCGTCGTCGCATGACCGCCCTCACATGACTGTCGTCGCATGACCACCGTCACGTGTTCGTCGTCACGTGTGTTGTCATCGCGGGACCGCCATCACGTGTCCGCCGTCACGTGTCCGTCGTCACATGACCGCTGTCATAACTatggtagaacctcaggacttcagTGGGAGCGagtgtccaatcacagacgagattgaGCGTCACGCGgctgtgacgtcagcttctcagtaaaCAGTGAGATGCTCATGAGAGTGTTGATGTGGAACATTCAACCAAAAACATCAGGattcaatattaaataaataaataatccaagAAGAACACAAAACCCGCCCACACACAGCTGACCTCAcaggaaacattaaaaacaatgacacacacacacacacacacacacaccagctcaaACCAACACACCCACTTTCAGCCTTGATCAGCTGTAAACACCCGGTAACCATGGTAACGACTGAGTGACAAGGTCACACAAACTCAGCACCACTCTCAATGAAGTGTGGTTAAATGAGATAGCACTGACTGTAAcatgagcgccccctgctgctgacaacCAGCCTGACACACAGATGCTGAGGTTAGTAAaccactgtccacacacacacacacacacacacacacacacacacacacacacacacacacacacacacacacacacacacacacactgctgcctgattgtgtcacttcagtgtttgaaatccaacgctcagattgacctcagtgacacacagtgaccacacgaggcagcagaggaccagcagctgtggactttggtgtgggagagtgagtgagagtcagAGAAGACAGAATTTCATACCAGTTCTTGGCGTCTGTCACAGTCCAGTAGTTGTTGAGTCCATGGACACGCCTCCTATTGCTGCACCTGCTCCTGATTGGATGCTGTAACCAGAGAGCTGCTTTGTTTGAATGAAGCGAATCACCTGGTGGACGGAGAGAAGGAAACATGTGTTTAGCAACTAAATGGCCCTTTATATTCTTACTTTTCCTTTAGAGAATAATAGAAATTCATATGTTTTCTCTGAGCTCTCCCACACTAAACCTCAGAGAGATAACCAGTGAtttgagctgcagctgctcctctgctgcctcgtgtggtcaccttgtgtcactgaggtcaatctgaacaaaggacttcaaacactgacatttgaactcagcgagagagagtgagcgtgtgtgtgtgtgtgtgagagagagtgagtgtgtgtgtgtgtgagagagagtggcgtgtgtgtgtgtgtgagtgagcatgtgtgtgtgtgtgtgagagtggcgtgtgtgtgtgtgtgtgagagagagagagtgcgtgtgtgtgtgtgtgtgagtgagcatgtgtgtgtgtgtgtgtgagtgtgtgtgtgtgtgtgtgtgtgagtggctgtgtgtgtgtgtgtgtgtgtgtgtgtgtgtgtgagagagagagagtgtgtgtgtgtgtgtgagtgagatgtgtgtgtgtgtgtgagagagagagagagtgtgtgtgtgtgtgtgtgtgagagagtggcgtgtgtgtgtgtgtgtgagagtgagcatgtgtgtgtgtgagagtgagcatgtgtgtgtgtgtgtgtgtgtgtgtgtgtgtgagtgagcatgtgtgtgtgtgagagagtgagcatgtgtgtgtgtgtgtgagagagtgagcgtgtgtgtgtgtgtggcgtgtgtgtgtgtgtgtgtgtgtgtgtgtgtgaagtggcgtgtgtgtgtgtgagtgagcatgtgtgtgtgtgtgagagtgagcgtgtgtgtgtgagagtggcgtgtgtgtgagagagtgtgtgtgtgtgtgagagagagtgtgcgtgtgtgtgtgtgtgtgtgtgtgtgtgtgagcatgtgtgtgtgtgtgagagtggcgtgtgtgtgtgtgagagagtgagcgtgtgtgtgtgtgagagagtgagcgtgtgtgtgtgtgtgtgtgtgtgtgtgagagagtgagcatgtgtgtgtgtgtgtgtgtgtgtgtgtgagagtggcgtgtgtgtgtgtgtgtgtgtgtgtgtgatgttaaaatcactgattttctctatgagctttggtgtgggagagtgagtggtttacaaacttcagtttcctgtttgataagtgtgtctcacagtgagataaagacgttaaCGTGTGACATCGTAGACTTAGGCTGACGTAGATTTAAACCCAGATTATCACATTAAGAAACTGTCAGGGGCTGAATGGACGATAAATGAGACGACAGATTAAAACAACAGGACACTAAATCATGACCCGCAGCGCTCGTCTCGTAGTTAGAAACAAACACGAACGGCAACATATGGACTGTGTGATTGGTAATTGACTGTTAATTGGTTCTTCATAATCAGCACCATCACTGAAGAGACAATTAGAAATGACCACGtgggtgactgtgtgtgtgtgtgtgtgtgtgtgtcagtaataTATTCAGGTCTTTGTTAGTCAAAAAGGCTTTTGAGGCGACAAGTAGACGAACACGAGTGGAGACGAGggacgtgtttgtttttaaagcttcaccaaacatacatgtgtttgtcacatatgtagtaataattataaaatcTATGTTTTCAATATATTATTAACAAATGCActggattgtgtttgtgttgttgttcaagCTCTATCCtgcactgtgattggctccagAGAAGGTGTGATGTCATACATGCCGCAGGTAACAGTGTTACGCAGCTTCACAGAGCGCCTCAAATGTGTCTCAATGTTGAGCCACAGAAACATAGCAGCAGAAATGTGGGAGACACGAGGTAGAAAATGACCGACCTGTCACCATCTGAACCGCTGACTCCTCGCGTGgcgtcaccatcatcaccaccgtCGTCTTCCTGTCCGGAGTGGAGCAGAAGGAGCCCATcgtcggaggaggaggaggacgaaggaGACTCCAGGTGGACGGAGGACGCTTTGTTTATTTACCTGTTGGAGAAACATCTTCCTGCTGTTTTCAGCCACATGCTGCTCTGCTCagctgactcctccccctccctctgtttcaCTGAGGACCCTGAAACAAGGttaaaggagaagaggagggttagtgtgtgtgtgtgtgtgtgtgtgtacgcatatcattatatcattaatttctaaaacaaatgactaatgactatgaatgtgtgtgatatctcctagtttctttgctccataaaaccaaaaatcattcaaaccaaatcattttaagtttgttttaaatcatcatttttctccattttatgaaacaaacaacttttATCCATGAATCaaagatgaatggattatgacAATAAGCCCTAAGATACAACAACATCCACAGAATGATCTTATTTCCCACTCTTATTCCTAAAGCACTTTGTCACAACAAacactttgacatgttttagcgtTTACACCATTGAATCATGTACACCTGTGTTTCTCCTGTTCAAACATTAAACTGTACGTCACACGGAGGCGAATTCAACAGAAACTATAGAGTTACTGAAAATGTTCTCATGATGTTTAAACCACATTCACTCACCTACAACAATAAACTACGTTTATTTATCGTGTCTTGAGTTGTATTCACGTCATAATGTGTGAAATAGAATCATTTAAACTCACCGCGTTCGTAACAGTAGCAGTCGTTAGCCGTCGTTAGCTTCGTTAGCTGAGAGCAGAGCGGCAGCGGCCGCCACTTTCGGCTCAATATACGAGATGCTAACGTGAGCTGAGCGAGCTGTGAGCCTCTCCTGGCGCTACAGCGCCCACTGGTGGTCAGGAATATAGAGACTTATATAAGATTTATATAAtcttatttaattataattatcttATATgattatgttatatattaaGGCACCAGTCGTTGTTTTCTGAACAACGCgagtgtttattttcattaatccCAGTTTTCCTCAAACACTTACTGAACTGATGCTAGTGATAAGTTGATGCTAACGCTAGTTGATGTTAGCTTTAGCTGATGCTAGCGTTTATCAACAGACGTGTAACTTAAAGAGTGCAGTTtcgtttcatttcatttcatttagttgAGTTGAGTTTAGTATAGTTGATGCTAACCTCAGTTCATGCTACCTGTGTTTCACAGATGCTCTTATGTAAATACTACTTGATGCTAAGTAACTTTACTCGATGCTAACATtactattataattattattataagcaaataaagagataaataaatgagcACTGTTACGTTGATAATTTGATTATGTGATTGAAAGTctaaaaatacaaatcattatGATGTGACAATTAAATTAGAGACAAACACCACTTTTTATACTATCATCTATTTGAGGgcttatggttttatttttgcaaaactTTCTAAACTCCATATTATCATTAACAATCTGCATGATGGTTTTCATTAGTTTGCTCTTCTCAGATGAATTATGGGCTGTCATTCACACCTGTAATGTTGCTAGGGTTAATATCagcatgtgttttctgtgttaaaGAAGAAGTGGGGATGAGGCTTTAAAATAATCCTAATCCTACATAAATAATATCATTCATGGAGTTTACATCAAAACCTGCACTGTTTCTATTAAATACTGTTTGAAATTGAATCTAACAAACTGCACACTTACAGAACCAAAAATGatcaattcatttgttttaggATGGATTTCATGTTAGATTTTCAACCTGGAGAgaaatttaaaaatttaaaatgagtaaaaacatcagagcaaacatttgtgtttgtgtgtgtgaaactttAATTGATTTTCTGTTTGGAAACAACATTCTAATCTAACTGCTCTGAAAAGtgatttgaagaaaaacacagagaagatcCGATCCACATTCAAGCTGTTTGGAATCACTCAAGTCATTTTGTGTTCAAATCCGTGTCATGTTTTACATCAGActtgtgatgaatgtgatgaaattcaaacgtaaatctttatcattattaaccctcctcatcctcaggGTTTGGACGCGTTCGCCGCCGTCTCTGTTCTGAAGCTTTTCAGCTGATCCAGGAAGCCGGGGTTGGGCGAGGAGGCGGGCCGAGCCGATCTGACCAATGAGAGGGCGTCGTCGAAAGACCGACCGTCACATGACATCAGGTAGGCGATGACCACAGACGGTGCCCGGGACACGCCGGTGTTACAGTGGACCAGAACCACGCCTTTCTGTAGAAAGAAGATCAAAACATAAATCACTCTTTATAATTCACAGAAAACTGATTTAGGGGCCACATGAGGACCACGGGCcacgagtttgacacctctgcgttaagtttgtttgactttaaattgaattttttgacttaaatgactttaatcccacgcaatgtttttaaaagaggGTAAAAAACTAAATGGCATTAAGATTCTGAGATTAGTCAGATtaaaagtgagaattctgagattaaagtaagaatttTTTCTCCgaacttttcatttatttttatttctaatataaTAGTGTTGTGCAGCAGTGTGGACAGTAGAGGGCAGCAGAGCCGCAGTGTGGACAGCCACATTACAgactcatgtgttcactgcGTCACCGTGTTCACCCTCTcatcaaagttcaaagtttCAGCTTTAGAGAAGTGAAAACATATAAATGaaactatttattttctttaatcttaGATCTAATCCAGGATTACTTCATTGACAGGCCATTTcagaattgttttaaatgttcaatattttaatcacagttttATTCAGAATGAACACTCAACATTTCAGCTCGAATGTttgaaacagattttttttacccaaTTTATAGTTATTGTTTcctttaaaatgtcctcaaattGTATGTGAGTATTGAAAAGTGTCTTAAATATGTACAGGTTTAAAAGTGCCTCATCATTACgtctgtttttcatgttttcaggtCAAACTTCAGaacttttctgtcatttgaaCACAGTTTACTGCTCAGTGAACCTTTATGATTCAAACCTGGATTATTCTGGATCCACTGAACCCAGTAATGAACAATATACAGTGTTGCCCCTGaacatgtattatattatattatattctgtgAACTGTCCATTTAATAAGCATGAACTCTATGAAAGATGACATTAAATGTGTAACACCGCTGTTGTCACGACAACATCAGCAGAAACTGGCAGCTGTGAGCAGCCAGATGGCATGCTGGGTAAACTGAGcctgcttttcaaaataaaagcatcagttTGACGATCAGGGCTGGAATTTCCACATAGACACCATAtcataatgaacacacacacacacacacacacttcctgtaaTCATACACCgctaatgactgtgtgtgtgtgtgtgtgtgtgtgtgtgtgtgtgtgtggtgtcatgTTAAGGCTTCGCTGCTAAAAGCTTGTCTGACACTGAGATCTGATCtgtttaataaaacatgaacaaaactacacgtttaatatttaacaacagagaaagaggaagaagacttATCACCTGTGTCCTTCTGCCTCTAATCCCATGGAATTATGGgatagtttgttgttgttggacttAATCTGATGATTTAGTTTCACTCTGAGCTCTAAGTCTGATgagaaacaacattaaaactacTTTGTTGTaaaccacacgcacacacacacacacacgcacacgcacacgcactcccacacacacacccacacctaacacgcacgcacacgcacacgcacacacacacacactcctgacaCATACaccacacacgcgcacacacacacacacacacacacacacctacacgcacacacacacacacacgcacacacacacacacacacacacactcccacacgcacacacacgcgcacacacaccacacgcacacacacacgcacacgcatgcgcgcacacgacacacacgcacacacacacgcgctgcacacacacctgcacacacacacacacacacacacgcgacacacacgcattaccgcattccacacacgcacacacacacacacacacacacgcgcacacacacacagattcagattaacgtcagtgacacagagtgaccacacgaggcagcagacgaccagcagctaaaatgactgcttttctctgtggactttggtgcgggagagtgagtggtttacaaacgtcaggtTGGTTCtgggcagcagggggcgctcacacacAGTTACCTCAGTGTGAGCCTGCTGGATGAAGTCACAACAGTCCTGGACGTGGAGCAGCAGATCTGCATCAGGCTGATCCAGAATACTGACCGTCTTATAAATGAAGAGGTCCGGGAACACGTTCTCCACGCCGAACGCCACGTTCAGGACGTGAGACACCTGAGGACGGACAGCAAGACAGACGGACATGTTttagcagcagggggcgctcactgcgcacacacacacacacacacgaagtcTAAAGGTAAAACAACTCACTTTGTGTTTCCTCAGAGTGTTGAAGTCATGAGCAGCATCCTGagaacctacacacacacgtgcacacacacacacacacacacacacacacacacacacacacacgtgcacacacacacagtcattaatgtaaacaaacgcacaaacacaaagaactTCAGTGGCTGATTAATACTCGGTCACTcgttcactctgtcactcaccCAGCAGCAGGAAAGGTTTGACCACGCCCACCTGCAGGTCCCAGGAAGTGTCGGGGACGTATCCCAGCATCTTCTCTATGGGGGCGGAGTCTTCCACCACAGTGATGGTGGAACCTTTCCAGGTCTCGATGATGCGTCGGCCGCTCAGCGACGTCACGCGTGTGCACTGTTTCCTCAGCCGAGTCCGAGAGAAACTCTGGATCTCCTGCGTCAGCGACTGCATGACCGGAGCGGACTGTGCCGGAGCGGACTGCACCTCACCTGAAGACATTAAAGCGACGCTACGTAACAGTGACATGTGCACAGTGTACGACGTCGCTAATCATTAGCCTGTATGAGATCGCAGACGACGACAACGCTTACGTTGGAAACAAATAGCTAAGAGCTAGCATCTGTGCTACTAGCATTAACTGTACATAAGAAATGGATGGAAGTGGCAAGTTCCCATTCAGGGGAAAAATAGAGGATAAAGTAGGACACGTGGGAGTGGAcacgtgtgattgacagctgggcTCATCTAATAGGAGCCGCAAATGTGCGTTATTTAAACGCATAAATGTGCGTTATTTAAACGcgtaaatgtgtgttatttaaacGCGTAAATGTGAGTTATTTAAACGCGTAAATGTGCGTTATTTAAACGCAGAAATGTGCGTTACTTAAACACGTAAATGTGCGTTATTTAAACGCGCAAATGTGCGTTATTTAAACGCGCAAATGTGCGTTATTTAAACGCGCAAATGTGCGTTATTTAAACACATAAGTGTACGTTATTTAAGCGCGTGAATGTGCgttatttaaacacataaatgtgtgttatttaaacacataaGTGTACGTTATTTAAAagcatgtgtgttgtttaaaCGCGTAAATGTACGTTATTTAAACGCGTAAAGgtgttttttaaacagttaAATGTGCGTTATTTAAACGCGGAAATGTGCGTTATTTAAACGCGTGATTGTGcattatttaaacacataagTGTACATTATTTAAACGCGTAAATGTGCGTCATTCAAACGCGTAAATGTACGTCATTCAAACTCGTAAATGTACGTCATTCAAACCCGTAAATGTGCGTCATTCAAACGCGTAAATGTACGTCATTCAAACGTGTAAATCATTCAAACGCGTAAATGTACATTAAACACAGTGCCCTCTACAGGTCAAACACAGGTAGTGTCAGTGTGAACATGAAGGagataaacacatttctaaACAGTTATAAATGTATcgttatatttaaatatgatttaaaaacacaaacctgtttgTTTGGATGTTCAGTTCTGGTCCGGCTCAGTTTAGAACAGTTCTGGTTCAGCTGAGGAGCGGAAAGTCCAGTTTAAACACCAGAAACCAGATCACACactcctcatcatcctctggTCCAAaacagtccagtccagtccagaacagaagagaagaggCCAAAGACCTGGCTCCTCTGAACCAGGTCCAGAGTCTTTACTTCAGGTGAGATTATGAACTGGACCaactctgaggaggaggaggcggagtcagtgAAGAGACACctgacacctgtgtgtgtatgtgtgtgtgtgtgtgtattcctctctaaatgttttcatgtatttttattgtttcaaactttatttaagaataagaatgaatgagtgtgtgtgtgggtcacatggtggtgtagtggttaacagtcttgcctttgcagcaagaaggcccGAGTTCTTGACCCGGGGTCAGaaccacatgtgtgtgtgtgtgtgtgtgtgtgtatccatgtgtCTTCTCTATGATGGTCATGTGACCCCAGCCTgtcgccctctgtcagctgacactggcacagcgccccctgtggccCTCAGCTTTTTCTGTTGTGAGGGTCATTTCCTGTTACGTCCACTAGATGGAGCCAAACCCCAGTTTATGAGCTGGTGAGGATGAAGCTGATGAACTTtaaatcatccattcatccatctatacattcattcattctcacattcattcatccatctatacattcatccatccatctatacattcacacgttcatccaTCTATGCATTCATCCATCTATATATTCAAACGCTCATCCATCTATGCATGCATCAAAGGAGATAAGGAGAGGACGCAAGCTGGTGAGGAGATTGAGGAGGAGCTTTCATaaaccggtgtgtgtgtgtgtgtacgtgtgtgtgtgtgtgtgtgtgcgtgaggtGAAATCATgagaaccaaaacaaaaagtgaagaaGGAAGTCAAAAGAAAACGCTgactcagttttcttcttgaGTCCATGAGTCACAaaccctgagtgtgtgtgtgtgtgtgtgtgtgtgtgtgtgtgtgtgtgtggcgttcAGTCAACCTTAACATCAGAAGCTCCTCCAACATCTGACAACCAttactgctcacacacacacacacacacacatcatcttcagggtcaaaggtcagttcagtggagctgctctctgattggtTCACATGTGTTTAACTGACAggtttaacacatttgtgcagcagtgcatgctgggagtcgtagtcttcatacacacacgcacacacagatgactCAGCATCACACATTCgacacaggtcagaggtcagtgtctctcctccatcaTCAATCATGAGTCAGCACATTTTCACacctgtcacatgaccacatgagaggaggagagaggaaagaaggaagcaggggagaaggagggaggagtggAGGCGAGAGTAAAGAaggaagcagcagaagaggaGCGAGGAGAGAAGGAAGCAAGAGAGGAGataggagagaaagagggaagaggcaaggaaagaggagaggacgAAAGgacaggagagaagaagagagtaaAGAAGTAAAGAggagacataaataaaataaactgaaggaggaaagaaggatgcaggagagaaggaggtgaaAGTAGGAGGTGAAGGTAGAGGAGGAGGGcggtcagaggaggaggagcaggaggtgaaGGTGTGGATAAGAAgcggctcctcctcttcctcacactgaCTCCGTGTTTCAGTCAGAACAAATCTGACTccgctcctcctgctccttctgGTCCTGGTCTTGGTTCGGGTCTCACCGTCATGCTCTCCCCGGGACTCCTCGTGCTCGCGCTGGCCGCCTCCTGCGCTCTGTGTCCGGCCGCGGTCCGGGCCGCGTCCTGCGAGCCGGTCCGGATCCCGCTGTGCAGATCGATGCCGTGGAACATGACGAAGATGCCGaaccacctccaccacagcaCGCAGGACAACGCGGTTCTGGCCATCGAGCAGTTCGAGGGGCTTCTGGGTGAGTGACGTCATCGCCCCAACTTTACCGTCTCAACTTTACCGTCAGTTATTTCCGTTTCAACCTGGAGTCCGTGAAGATGATGACGTCATtgctgagggttttttttaagttcaggAGATTGAAATATGCGATATTATCGAATATTGTGATCAAAGTGTTTCACAATAACTTGGTTATGAGGAAAATCTcaaacatacagtcctagtgatgtATTCTGAAGGGCCACGAGGGGGCGCTGTAACTTTTGAGAGAATAATCATTGTGTTTATAATTCAACTAAACTAAAATCATTGactttaaattaataaaaaatacttttttatgtaCATGAGAGGGGGGTGTGGCTTCATGGAGGTGGCCATTTTAATGgcaacatgtttttacagtgtgttgaagttacgatattatcatgatatttaagtcaccatacaatattatcacgatacgatatcacgatatttaagtcaccatacaatattatcacgaatatccgcgatatttaagtcaccatacaatatccgagatatcacgatatttaagtcaccatacaatattatcacgatatcacaatattatcacaatatttaagtcaccatacaatattatcacgatacgatatcacgatatttaagtcaccatacaatattatcacgatacgatatcacgatatttaagtcaccatacaatattatcacgcgatatcatatttaagtcaccatacaatattatcatatcgtcaccatacaatattatcataccatatcacaatatttaagtcatcatacaatattatcactatcacgatatcacgatatttaagtcaccatacaatattatcatctgatatcacgatatttaagtcaccatacaatattatgcgataatatttaagtcaccatacaatattatcacgatatcacgatatttaagtcaccatacaatattatcaataCGAtatcatatttaagtcaccatacaatattatcaatCGATATCAcacattatcacaatatttacagtcaccatacaatattatccgatacgatatcacgatatttaagtcaccatacaatattatcgcgATCATATCGATATCCGATattatttaagtcaccatacaatattatcacgatacgatatcacgatatttaagtcaccatacaatattatccgCGATacgatatcacaatatttaagtcatcatacaatattatcgcgtacgatatcacgatatttaagtcaataTTATCGTacgatatcacaatattatcacaatatttaagtcaccatacaatattatcgcgATACGATatccgcgatatttaagtcaccatacaatattatcatgatatcgatatttaagtcaccatacaatattatcacgcgatacgatatcacgatatttaagtcaccatacaatattatcacgataccatatcgatatttaagtcaccatacaatatcacgatatatcacaatattatcacaatatttaagtcaccatacaatattatcacgatcgatatccgcgatatttaagtcaccatacaatattatcgaTCACGATAtccgatatttaagtcaccatacaatattatcacgatgcgatatcacgatatttaagtcaccatacaatattatcacgatcacgatatcacgatatttaagtcaccatacaatattatcacgatcgATAtccgatatttaagtcaccatacaatattatcgatatacaatattatcacaatatttaagtcaccatacaatattatccgCGATGATATCGAttttaagtcaccatacaatattatcacgatatcatatttaagtcaccacaATATTACgataatatttaagtcaccatacaatattatcgataatatacaatattatcacgatatttaagtcaccatacaatattacCCGATACGATAtccgatatttaagtcaccatacaatattatcacgatacgatatccatatttaagtcaccatacaatattacgatacgatatcacgatatttaagtcaccatacaatattacCACGCGAtacgatatcacgatattttaagtcaccatacaatattatcacgatacgatatcacgatatttaagtcaccatacaatattatcacgatacgatatcacgatatttaagtcaccatacaatattatcacgatacgatATCATGATACGATACCACGatattattcaattcaattcaatgtcatttgtatagcaccaaatcataacatacatgatctcaggtcactgtacatagacaacatgaaagagagcagagaaacacaactgttcacacaatgacaaacactaggcatcagtggagagaaaaaactccttcttaacagaagaagaaatctctgacagaaccagactcagagatgtgcggtcatctgcctcgaccggtt harbors:
- the LOC122760831 gene encoding dual specificity protein phosphatase 19-like produces the protein MQSLTQEIQSFSRTRLRKQCTRVTSLSGRRIIETWKGSTITVVEDSAPIEKMLGYVPDTSWDLQVGVVKPFLLLGSQDAAHDFNTLRKHKVSHVLNVAFGVENVFPDLFIYKTVSILDQPDADLLLHVQDCCDFIQQAHTEKGVVLVHCNTGVSRAPSVVIAYLMSCDGRSFDDALSLVRSARPASSPNPGFLDQLKSFRTETAANASKP